DNA sequence from the Fundidesulfovibrio magnetotacticus genome:
GCGCGGAAGCCTCTGGATCGCCGACGAGTACGGCCCCTTCCTGGCGGAATTCGACGACCGCACCTTCACCCTCAAGCGCAAGCTGGGTCCCGGGGCCGGGTTGCCCTCTATCCTGGCCAAGCGCCAGCCCAACAGGGGCTTTGAAGGCGTGTGCGTCACGCCCTCGGGCAAGATCGTCGCGGCCGTGCAGTCCATTCTGGACACCGACGGCAAGGTCAAGGACTCCCAGGCGTCCTTCACGCGCCTCGTGGAGTTCGACCCCTCCACCGCCCGCGCCCGCATGCTCGCCTACCCCCTCGACACCCACGCCTACCGCCGCACCGCCGACGCCAAGATCGGCGACGTGGCCGCGCTCTCCGACACCCTCTTCCTCGTGCTGGAACAGGGCGAAGGGCGCGACAAGGCCCTGCGCACCATGCTCTACCTCGTGGACATCTCCACCGCCTCCTCCCTGCCGGACCTGCCCCTGGAAACCACCGGCATGCAGGGCATGACCCTGGCCCGCAAATGGCTCGTGGCCGACCTGCGCGGCCTGGGCTGGAGCCCCGAGAAGGCCGAAGGCCTCGCCCTCGTGGACGAGCGGACCTTCGCCCTGATCTGCGACAACGATTTCGGCCTCACCGCCGAAATCTCCGCGCCCGCCACCACCAAGGACGGCAGAACCGCCGCCAAACCCGACGATTACACCGTGGGACAGGACGGCACGCTCCACCTGGAAGGCAAACCCGTCGCCAGCCGCGTGATCCTCGCGCCCAACGGCGAAAAGACGAAACTCTGGATCGTGACCATGCCCAAGCCCTTCACGGACTACATCGTGAAATAGCCACGCGGGGACACCCGGAGCCGCTGAGGCGAAGGGGGGCGCGGTCGGGGGCGGGCAGAGGCTTCGCCCTCCGTCCTCCCGCTCCGCTTCGCTGGTTTCACCCGGTGCGACGGGGGCTTCCGGGGCCGACCACGACAACAGACACCCGCCGGGGAGGCGCTCAAGGCAGCGCTCGTCCCGGCGGCTTGTCCCGGAGACAAGCACCGGTATCGCATCCGCAGCTGGTGAAGCCCGCGAAGCAACTGCCGGGGTCCGGGGGCAGGCTCTCCCCCCGGCGGGAGAGTGCTGAGAGGGCGGAGCCCTCTCAGCTTGCTGACAAACCCCGAAGCGGGGTTTGTTAGAGCCGCGAACGGGCGGCAAAGCCGCCCTGCTCCAGGCTGCGCTTCGCGCAGGGCTGCTGAAAAAGCCGCAAAGCCGACTTTATCAGCAGCCTCAGAGTGCGGAGCCCTCTTTGCCCGCCAGAGGCATCTTGCCGTCAGCTGGGCCGGGTTTTTCCGGCCCGCTTTTGGCGTTCTCCAGGCCGGGGGGGGCGTGGCGGGAAACGCCGGGGCTTCCGTGCGCCCCGGCGTTGAGATCCGGCTAGTGGGGGTCTGCTTCCAGTTCGGTGTAGACGTATTCGCGCAGGGCCTGGAGCCAGGGCCTTGGCGCGACGCCGGTGGCGCGGGTGAATTTCGCGGTATCGAGGACGGAGTAGGCGGGGCGGGCGGCCTTGAGGGGGTAGTCGGCGGTGGTGATGGGCCGGACGCGGCAGGTGAGCCCCGCCGCGGCCACGGCTTCGCCGGCCAGTTCGCACCAGCTGGCGCGTCCGGCGTTGGCCAGGTGGAAGAGCCCGTTGGCGTCGGCCTGGAGGAGCGACGCGGCGTATTCGGCCAGGTCCGGCGTGTAGGAGGGGGAGCCGATCTGGTCGTGGACGACGCCCAGCTCTTCGCGCTCTTTGGCGAGGTTGAGGATGGTGCGCACGAAGTTTTTCTTGCCGGGTCCGAAGAGCCAGGCCACGCGGGCGATGATGAGGCGCTGCATGCCCAGGGCGGTAAGGGCCTTTTCGCCGTCGAGCTTGGTCTGTCCGTAGACGCTGGCAGGTCCGGTGGGGTCTTCTTCGGTGTAGGGGGTGTTCTTTTTGCCGTCGAAGACGAAGTCGGTGCTGAAGTGGAAGAGCCCGATGGAGCGGGCCTGGCAGAGGCGTCCCAGCATGGCGGGGAGCGCCTTGTTGAGCGTGGCGGCCTCGGCGGGCTCGTCCTCGGCCTTGTCCACGGCGGTGTAGGCCACGGCGTTGACCAGCCAGTGGGGCTGGTAGTCGTCGAGGAAGCGCGCGGCGGCCTCGGAGGAGAGGGGGTCGAAGTCGGCGCGGCCCAGGGGTTCCACCTCGTAGCCGCGCGCTTCGAGGGCGCGGGCGAGGGGAACGCCCAGGAGGCCGGTGCGGCCGCCCAGCACGGCGATGCGGCCGGGGGTCACTTGCGTTCTCCGTACCAGGTGTCCATGAAGGCGCGGTAGGCGCCGGACTGGACGCTTTCGAGCCAGTCCTGGTTGTCGCGGTACCAGGCCAGGGTGCGTTCGATGCCCTGCTCGAAGGAGTACTCGGGGTTGAAGCCCAGTTCGCGCTGGGCCAGGGAGTAGTCCATGGCGTAGCGGCGGTCGTGCCCGGGGCGGTCCTTCACGTAGGTGATGAGGCTTTCGGGCTTGCCAAGGGCGGCGAGGATGGTCTTGACCACCTCGATGTTGGGCTTCTCGGCGTTGCCGCCGAAGTTGTAGGCCTGCCCGGGCTTACCCTTGAGCAGGGTGAGCTCCACGCCGAGGCAGTGGTCCAGCACGTAGATCCAGTCGCGCACGTTGAGCCCGTCGCCGTAGACGGGGAGGGATTCTCCGCGCGAGGCCTTGAGGATCATGAGCGGGATGAGCTTCTCGGGGAACTGGTAGGGCCCGTAGTTGTTGGAGCAGCGGGTGATGGCCACGGGGAAGCCGTGGGTCTCGAAGAAGGCGCGGCAGAGCATGTCGGCCGAGGCTTTGGAGGCGGAGTAGGGGCTGTTGGGGGCCAGGGGCGTCTCTTCGGTGAACTTGCCGGTGGGCCCGAGCGTTCCGTACACCTCGTCGGTGGAGACGTGGACGAAGCGGGGGATCTCCATGCGGCGCGCCGTGTCCAGGAGCACCTGCGTGCCCAGGACGTTGGTGGTCACGAAGGGCGTGGCGTCGGTGATGGAGCGGTCCACGTGGGATTCGGCCGCGAAGTTGACCACGGCCTCGATCTGGTAGTGGGCCAGCACGTGGGCCACCAGCTCGGCGTTGGCGATGTCGCCGTGGACGAAGTGGTAGCGTTTGCCGCCGTGTTGTTTCTCCAGGGGGGCCAGGGAGAGCCTGTTCCCGGCGTAGGTCAGCTTGTCGAGGTTGACGATGACCACGTCGGAGTGCTTCTGGAGCATCATGTAGACGAAATTGGCGCCGATGAAACCGCAGCCGCCGGTGACGAGAAGCCGCATGGGGGTGACCTTTCCTCGCTGGATGGGATGGTGGAGGGGACGTTCCCTCACGGGGCTCTTCCTGCCCGAAAGCGACCCGGTAATCAATCCGTAAAAAAAAGTGCTTGCCATGGGGGTCGGTTTTCCCTATTTACGCCGTCGGGCGGTTAACTCAGCGGTTAGAGTGCCATCTTCACACGGTGGAAGTCCGGGGTTCAAATCCCCGACCGCCCACCACCGGAAACAGGAAAGCCCCGCGAAAGCGGGGCTTTTTCTTTCGCCATGATCCAGCTCGTCCTCTACACTCCGGAAATTCCCCAGAACACGGGTTCGGTGGCCAGGCTCTGCGCCGCCACCAACACGCCCCTGCATCTGGTGGAGCCCCTGGGCTTCAAACTCACCGACCGCTACCTCAAGCGCGCGGGCCTGGACTACTGGCCCCACGTGAAGCTCTCGGTCTGGCCCCACTGGGAGGCCTGCCTGGAGGGCGTGCGCCCCGGGCGGCTGGTGTTCACCTCCTCCGGCAACCGGGGCATCCAGGGGCAGGACTATCACCGCTTCGCCTTCGGCCCGGACGACGCCATCGTGCTTGGCCCCGAAAGCAAGGGCCTGCCCGACGCGCTGCTGGAGGGGCGGGAGCACCTGGTGCGCATCCCCATCTGGGGCTGCGTGCGCTCGCTCAACCTGGCCAACGCGGCCTCGGTGCTGCTCTACGAGGCCCTGCGCGCCACGGGCGGCCTGCCGGAGTGAACCGGACAACCCCTGATTATGGCGGTTCGGGGGCCATCGCGGGCGATTCGTCCCCAGCGCTTCACTCGCCCGAAAAAATAGCTTAGATTCAGTAACAAGAGTCCGGGAGCGGTCTCCCGGCGCATTCGCAATGGACAGGAGAGCCCTTCATGAGCTTCGGAGCTTCCATCCTCTCCCGAGGGATCGTCCTTGGAGCAGCCCTTCCGGCCCTGACCATGGGGGCCTTCGCCTTGTCCCGAGGCCTTCTGGGCCTCGACGGAACCTCTTTGTGGATCGTCTCCCTGGTGGTCTCGGTCCTGGCGGGATGCGCCCTGGCCTGGGGGCTCCTGGGCGGCGCGGCGCGCGAACTGGGCGATCTGGCCGGGGCCCTGGCCGACGTGGCCGCCGGGCGCTACAACACCGCCCTGCCGGAAGGCGGCTGCGCCGAGGCCCGGGCCGTGCGCGAACCAGCCCTTGCCCTGGTGGACCGGCTCAAGCTCACGCTGGGCAACTGGAAAGGCCTCACCGAGGCCGTGCTCATCCCCTACGCCCTGGTGGACAAAACCGGCAACCTGACCCTGTGCAACCAGCGCTGCCTGGACATGCTGGAACGGCCGGGCACTCCCGGGGGGCACGTGGGCATGTTCTTCTCGGAGTTCTTCTACAACGACAAGGCGCGCAAGGCCCTCATCGTGGAGATCATGGAGAAGAACCAGGGCGTGGTGCGCGACGTGGAATTCAAGAACCTCAAGGGCAACACGCGCTTCATACAGGCCGCGCTCTCGCCCCTGCACGACCTCGACGGCAACGTGAGCGGCGGCATGTGCATGTACCTCGACTACACCGAACTGCGCCGCAAGGAAGCCGAGATCACCACCCAGAGCCAGAGCATCCTCAAGGCCGTGGAGATGGTGGAATCCATCTCCGGCACCCTGGCCCAGACGGCCCACGAGCTCTCCACCCAGGTGGAAACGGCCAGCCGGGGCGCGCAGCTCCAGAGCAGGCGCAGCGAGGAGACCGCCAGCGCCATGGAGGAAATGGCCGCCTCCGTGCTGGAAGTGGCCCGCAGCGCCGGGCAGGCCAGCGGGCGCGCCGAGGAGGCCCAGACCACGGCCCGCGAGGGCGCGGCCGTGGTGGAGCGCGCCGTGGCGGCCATACGCCAGGTGGACGAGCTGACCGCCGCCCTGAAGACCAGCATGGACGGCCTCTCCGAGGGCGCCGGGGCCATCGGGCGCATCATGGGCGTGATTTCCGACATCGCCGACCAGACCAACCTGCTGGCGCTCAACGCCGCCATCGAGGCCGCCCGCGCGGGCGAGGCCGGGCGGGGCTTCGCGGTCGTGGCCGACGAGGTGCGCAAGCTGGCCGAGAAGACCATGCAGGCCACCAAGGAAGTGGCCGACGTGGTGGGCTCCATCCAGTCGGGCGTGCAGGAAAGCCAGGGCCGCACCGGAAAGGCCAGCCAGGCCGTGGAGCAGGCCACCGCCCTGGCCGGGGAGTCGGGCCGGACGCTCACGCGCATCGTGGAGTTGGTGGTGAGCACCTCCGACCAGGTGCGGGCCATCGCCTCGGCGGCGGAGCAGCAGTCGGCCGCCAGCAACGAGATCGCCCACGCCGTGGAGGACGTGCGCCGCGTCTCCCAGGAGACGGCTCAGGAGATGGGCGGCGCTGCCCGCAGCCTGGAGGAGCTCTCGGGCCTGGCCCGCAAGCTCGACGGGGCCGTGCACGCGCTCACGGCCTAGCCGGATCGCGCTCTCGGGGGGGGGCGCGGGACGTTCCCGAAATCGACGCCCCCCTTCCTTAACGGCGTTTCCTGCTGTATAGCATAAGAAAGCCATGCCCATGTTCGCCCCGCGCGTGGGACGTACGGTCGCCGCCAGCTGGGCGGGGCGCAGCCTTTCCAGGCGTGGCGGGAGGGGCAAGTGCACGAATCAAGGACCATTTCTCTGGGATTCACGGGGCAGCGGTTTCCGCAAGGGGCTCACGTCTGCCAGATCTACGGCGACGACCAGGAGCGTCAGGACGCCATTTTGTCCTTTCTCCTGACCGGCCTGCAGGCAGGCGAACGCTCGGCCTGCTTCTCCGAGGCGCTCAAGGAGGACTTGGCCGCCGAGTATCTGGGGAGACACGGTATCGACCTGGATGAGGCCAGGGCCGGGGGCATGCTGCTGCTCTCGGGCACCCGCGAGGTCTACTTCCATGAGGGCCGCTTCGAGCCCGAGCGCATGGTGGGGCTCCTGGAGGCCTTCCACGACGATGCCGGGGTGCGGGGCTTCTCCGGCGCCCGGGTCATAGGCGAGATGCTCCCCGAGGTGCAGGCTTTGCCGGGCGGCTCGCGGCTCATCGAGTACGAGGCCATGGTGAACCAGATGCTGCGCCGCCACCCGGTGACGGCGGTGTGCCAGTACGACGCCCGCGCTTTCGACGGGGCGACCATCCTGGAAGTGCTCAAGGTTCATCCCTACATGATCGTGCGGGGCGAAGTGGTGGGCAACCCGTTCTTCACTCCGCCGGAGGACTTCCTGCGCCAGACAGGGCACTAGAGGCATGGAGGGCGCCGCCTTCAGCCTGGACGCGCGGGTCCTGGGCCAGCTGCTGCTCATGCAGAGCGTGGTCAACAACCTCCCTGACGAGCAGAGCATTT
Encoded proteins:
- a CDS encoding esterase-like activity of phytase family protein; this encodes MRRALLSLLAFTLAASTALAQNPAVQPQDVRVPAKSNVPAPQSLKKAFPAGFPLGVGSGLAFLRKEKDGALLFYAVTDRGPNTDSPRWLAGSDPRGESAKIFPAPGFHPSLALLRVKGGKADLQRLAPLKSQDGKPVTGLPPAKGQAGSTGEIPLDAALKPLPFDENGLDPEGVAVDQPRGSLWIADEYGPFLAEFDDRTFTLKRKLGPGAGLPSILAKRQPNRGFEGVCVTPSGKIVAAVQSILDTDGKVKDSQASFTRLVEFDPSTARARMLAYPLDTHAYRRTADAKIGDVAALSDTLFLVLEQGEGRDKALRTMLYLVDISTASSLPDLPLETTGMQGMTLARKWLVADLRGLGWSPEKAEGLALVDERTFALICDNDFGLTAEISAPATTKDGRTAAKPDDYTVGQDGTLHLEGKPVASRVILAPNGEKTKLWIVTMPKPFTDYIVK
- the rfbD gene encoding dTDP-4-dehydrorhamnose reductase gives rise to the protein MTPGRIAVLGGRTGLLGVPLARALEARGYEVEPLGRADFDPLSSEAAARFLDDYQPHWLVNAVAYTAVDKAEDEPAEAATLNKALPAMLGRLCQARSIGLFHFSTDFVFDGKKNTPYTEEDPTGPASVYGQTKLDGEKALTALGMQRLIIARVAWLFGPGKKNFVRTILNLAKEREELGVVHDQIGSPSYTPDLAEYAASLLQADANGLFHLANAGRASWCELAGEAVAAAGLTCRVRPITTADYPLKAARPAYSVLDTAKFTRATGVAPRPWLQALREYVYTELEADPH
- a CDS encoding methyl-accepting chemotaxis protein; the encoded protein is MSFGASILSRGIVLGAALPALTMGAFALSRGLLGLDGTSLWIVSLVVSVLAGCALAWGLLGGAARELGDLAGALADVAAGRYNTALPEGGCAEARAVREPALALVDRLKLTLGNWKGLTEAVLIPYALVDKTGNLTLCNQRCLDMLERPGTPGGHVGMFFSEFFYNDKARKALIVEIMEKNQGVVRDVEFKNLKGNTRFIQAALSPLHDLDGNVSGGMCMYLDYTELRRKEAEITTQSQSILKAVEMVESISGTLAQTAHELSTQVETASRGAQLQSRRSEETASAMEEMAASVLEVARSAGQASGRAEEAQTTAREGAAVVERAVAAIRQVDELTAALKTSMDGLSEGAGAIGRIMGVISDIADQTNLLALNAAIEAARAGEAGRGFAVVADEVRKLAEKTMQATKEVADVVGSIQSGVQESQGRTGKASQAVEQATALAGESGRTLTRIVELVVSTSDQVRAIASAAEQQSAASNEIAHAVEDVRRVSQETAQEMGGAARSLEELSGLARKLDGAVHALTA
- the rfbB gene encoding dTDP-glucose 4,6-dehydratase — translated: MRLLVTGGCGFIGANFVYMMLQKHSDVVIVNLDKLTYAGNRLSLAPLEKQHGGKRYHFVHGDIANAELVAHVLAHYQIEAVVNFAAESHVDRSITDATPFVTTNVLGTQVLLDTARRMEIPRFVHVSTDEVYGTLGPTGKFTEETPLAPNSPYSASKASADMLCRAFFETHGFPVAITRCSNNYGPYQFPEKLIPLMILKASRGESLPVYGDGLNVRDWIYVLDHCLGVELTLLKGKPGQAYNFGGNAEKPNIEVVKTILAALGKPESLITYVKDRPGHDRRYAMDYSLAQRELGFNPEYSFEQGIERTLAWYRDNQDWLESVQSGAYRAFMDTWYGERK
- a CDS encoding tRNA (cytidine(34)-2'-O)-methyltransferase, producing the protein MQLVLYTPEIPQNTGSVARLCAATNTPLHLVEPLGFKLTDRYLKRAGLDYWPHVKLSVWPHWEACLEGVRPGRLVFTSSGNRGIQGQDYHRFAFGPDDAIVLGPESKGLPDALLEGREHLVRIPIWGCVRSLNLANAASVLLYEALRATGGLPE
- a CDS encoding MEDS domain-containing protein; its protein translation is MHESRTISLGFTGQRFPQGAHVCQIYGDDQERQDAILSFLLTGLQAGERSACFSEALKEDLAAEYLGRHGIDLDEARAGGMLLLSGTREVYFHEGRFEPERMVGLLEAFHDDAGVRGFSGARVIGEMLPEVQALPGGSRLIEYEAMVNQMLRRHPVTAVCQYDARAFDGATILEVLKVHPYMIVRGEVVGNPFFTPPEDFLRQTGH